From Gemmatimonadota bacterium, a single genomic window includes:
- a CDS encoding CTP synthase, with product MTAATGNTKFVFVTGGVVSSLGKGIAAASLGRLLVERGLSVTLQKFDPYINVDPGTMSPFQHGEVYVTDDGAETDLDLGHYERFIDRSLSQQNNITTGRIYQTVITKERRGEYLGSTVQVIPHITDEIKAAIRRSAPGHDVVITEIGGTVGDIESLPFLEAIRQFRQEVGRENALFMHLTLVPWIAAAGELKTKPTQHSVRDLMQIGIQPDILICRSDHPLGSEIKRKIALFCNVDFGCVVESPDVTSIYQIPLKFLEQGLDREVCERLHLETKEPDLKPWRDMVESILEPPARVKIAVVGKYTDLHDAYKSVQEALLHAGIPNEVGVDIQWMSSDKFTDAKSAGQLLSGVHGLLVPGGFGVRGVEGMVEAVRWARENRLPYFGICLGLQIAIIEFARNVCGLNANSTEFEPDCEVPVISLLASQRSVSDMGGTMRLGAYPARLRAGSLAAAAYGATEISERHRHRWEVSNAYRDVLAEHGMRLSGQSPDGGLIEIIELPASPWHLGCQFHPELKSRPTRPHPLFASFIAAARKHAFGEREAPMSVRQELLGTPK from the coding sequence ATGACCGCTGCGACTGGAAATACCAAGTTTGTGTTTGTTACCGGCGGCGTGGTGTCGTCGCTCGGGAAGGGAATCGCGGCCGCGTCACTCGGCCGGCTCTTGGTCGAGCGGGGCCTCAGCGTGACCCTCCAGAAGTTCGATCCGTACATCAACGTCGATCCGGGGACGATGTCGCCGTTCCAGCACGGCGAGGTCTACGTCACCGACGATGGCGCCGAAACTGATTTGGACCTGGGCCACTACGAGCGGTTCATCGACCGGTCGCTTTCCCAGCAGAACAACATCACGACCGGCCGGATTTACCAGACCGTCATCACCAAGGAACGCCGGGGCGAGTACCTCGGCTCGACGGTCCAGGTCATTCCGCACATCACCGATGAGATCAAGGCAGCCATTCGGCGGAGCGCGCCGGGGCATGACGTCGTGATTACGGAAATCGGCGGCACGGTCGGCGACATCGAGTCGTTGCCGTTCCTCGAGGCCATCCGCCAATTCCGCCAGGAAGTTGGGCGGGAGAACGCCCTCTTCATGCACCTCACACTGGTGCCGTGGATCGCCGCCGCGGGCGAACTCAAGACCAAGCCGACCCAGCACTCGGTGCGCGATCTGATGCAGATCGGGATTCAGCCCGACATTCTCATCTGCCGCAGCGACCATCCCTTGGGCTCGGAGATCAAACGCAAGATCGCGCTGTTCTGCAACGTGGACTTCGGCTGCGTGGTCGAAAGCCCCGACGTCACCTCGATCTACCAGATCCCGCTCAAGTTCCTCGAGCAGGGCCTGGACCGGGAAGTATGCGAACGGCTCCACCTCGAGACCAAGGAACCGGATCTCAAGCCGTGGCGGGACATGGTCGAGAGCATTCTCGAGCCGCCCGCTCGGGTCAAGATTGCGGTGGTCGGGAAGTACACCGACCTCCATGATGCCTACAAATCGGTTCAGGAAGCCCTGCTCCATGCCGGGATCCCGAACGAGGTCGGGGTCGACATTCAGTGGATGTCGAGCGATAAGTTTACCGACGCCAAATCGGCGGGCCAGCTACTCTCGGGCGTCCACGGCCTCCTGGTCCCGGGCGGCTTCGGCGTCCGGGGGGTCGAGGGGATGGTCGAGGCGGTCCGGTGGGCCCGAGAGAACCGGTTGCCGTACTTCGGGATCTGCCTTGGCCTTCAAATCGCCATCATCGAGTTCGCGCGGAACGTGTGCGGGCTCAACGCCAACAGCACCGAGTTCGAGCCCGACTGCGAAGTCCCGGTGATTTCCCTCCTCGCCTCCCAACGGAGCGTGAGCGACATGGGCGGCACCATGCGGCTGGGCGCGTACCCCGCGCGGCTCCGCGCCGGAAGCCTCGCGGCGGCAGCCTACGGGGCCACCGAAATCAGCGAACGCCACCGGCACCGCTGGGAAGTCAGCAACGCCTACCGCGATGTCCTCGCGGAGCACGGCATGCGCCTCTCGGGGCAGTCGCCCGATGGGGGCCTGATCGAGATCATCGAGTTGCCCGCGAGCCCTTGGCATCTCGGCTGCCAATTCCATCCCGAGCTCAAGTCGCGCCCGACCCGGCCGCATCCGCTGTTCGCCTCGTTCATCGCCGCCGCGCGGAAGCACGCCTTCGGAGAGCGAGAGGCGCCGATGAGCGTTCGCCAGGAATTGCTCGGCACCCCCAAGTGA
- the kdsB gene encoding 3-deoxy-manno-octulosonate cytidylyltransferase encodes MPVLGVIPARLASTRLERKPLQLLGGRPLILRVWERVRNHPTFDAVVVATDVPEIQAVVERAGGRVILTSPRHESGTERVAEVASQTEFSRFDVVVNVQGDEPFLPHAAIDGAVARVLAGDDIGTAAVPLLASEADDPARVKVVCNERGQALYFSRARIPFTADHGDGRAEREGPSYWQHLGLYAYTKPGLARWVAASPTDLERWERLEQLRALYLGMTIGVARLAEPALPGIDTPDDLARAEHHWTATATGD; translated from the coding sequence ATGCCCGTTCTCGGTGTCATTCCCGCCCGGTTAGCGTCGACTCGATTGGAGCGGAAGCCGCTCCAGCTGCTGGGCGGTCGGCCCCTGATCCTCAGGGTCTGGGAACGAGTTCGGAACCATCCCACGTTCGATGCGGTCGTGGTCGCCACCGATGTCCCGGAAATCCAAGCAGTCGTCGAGCGGGCCGGCGGGCGGGTGATCCTGACTTCACCTCGCCACGAGTCCGGAACCGAACGGGTGGCCGAGGTAGCCTCCCAAACTGAATTCAGCCGATTCGACGTGGTCGTCAATGTCCAGGGGGACGAGCCGTTTCTGCCCCACGCCGCGATCGACGGCGCGGTGGCCCGGGTCCTCGCCGGCGACGACATCGGAACGGCCGCCGTTCCGCTGCTCGCCTCGGAGGCCGACGATCCGGCCCGGGTGAAAGTGGTCTGCAACGAACGAGGGCAGGCGCTCTACTTTTCCCGGGCGCGGATCCCGTTCACCGCCGATCACGGCGATGGGCGCGCCGAGCGCGAGGGGCCATCATACTGGCAGCACTTGGGATTGTACGCCTACACGAAGCCGGGCTTGGCCCGCTGGGTTGCCGCCTCGCCGACGGATCTGGAACGATGGGAACGCCTCGAACAATTGCGGGCGCTGTACCTGGGAATGACGATCGGAGTGGCGCGGCTCGCGGAGCCGGCCCTCCCCGGGATCGATACGCCGGATGATTTGGCTCGCGCCGAGCACCATTGGACCGCCACTGCGACAGGGGACTAG